TGCCTTATAACGTCAACGTCATGGACAGCCAGGGGCTGATCCTCGGCAGTGGCGAGCCCGAACGCATCAACACCCGGCATGAAGGCGCGCAACTGGTGCTGGCCAACGGCCGCGTGGTCGAGATCGACGGCCAGACCGCCAAACACCTCAAAGGCGTGCAACCCGGTATCAACCTGCCGCTGATGCACGACCAACGCCTGATCGGCGTACTGGGCCTTACCGGCGAGCCCGAATTGCTGCGCACTTACGCCGAACTGGTGCGCATGACCGCTGAAATGCTGGTCAGCCATCGCCATCAGCAGGCCGACCAGCAGTGGCGACGCCAGCGTTGCGATGATCTGCTGGCGTTATTGCTGGCCGATGCCGGCGACTCGCCGCGCTTGATCGACGAAGCCCGGCAGCTGGGGCTCAAGCCTCACATGCCGCGCATACCGTACTTGTTCGAATTGGGCGAAGGCGCCTGCGCGCAGGACCTCGCCGCCTGGCTGAGCGCACGCTATCCCGACAGTTGGTGCGTCAGCTCGGCGCAGTTTTCACTGCTGTGGTGCCGACCGGCCGGGGTCTGGGTGGACAACCCCAAACTGCTGGAAAAGCTCGCCGGCCAGGGCTGGCCTGTTCTGCGCGTGGCCGTGGGCGGTCAGGCCGATGGATTGGCCGGGCTGCGGCGCTGCTACCGACGGGTCGGCGACCTGCTGGCCTACGGGCGCGATATCCTGCCCCATGCGCAGTTGCTGACCCTGAACCGCTATCGTCTGCCGGTAATGCTTTGGCGCCATCGCAACGACGACGCCCTCGACGAACTGCTCAACCCGTTGCGCAAAGTCCTGGCCAAGGACGCCAATGGGCAGTTACTGGCGACCCTGCGCAGTTGGTGCGAGCACGATGGGCAAAGCCAGGCCTGTGCCGACGCGCTGGGCATCCACCGCAACAGCCTGCGCTACCGCATGGAGCGCATCGCCGAACTCAGCGGCGTTGACCCGCTGACCCTGGACGGCATGCTCGCCTTGTACCTGGGCGTGCAATTGTTGCCCCAGGCTTTGTCGGAATGAACAACAAACCCACGCCGCACTTGTGCATCGGACCGGCGTTATTGCCGCTGCCAACTGGCAGCATGGACGGCATAAAAACCGGAGAACGCCCATGAAGATCATCATCGCCCCCGACTCGTTCAAGGACAGCCTGAGTGCCGAGGGCGTCGCCCAGGCGATTGCCGACGGGTTGGCCGAGGTCTGGCCGCAGGCGCAGTTGATCCAGTGCCCGATGGCCGACGGCGGTGAAGGTACGGTGGCCGCCGTGCTCGCCGCCTGCCACGGTGAGTTGCGCCGCCGGACGGTTCGCGGCCCATTGGGTAACCCGGTCGAGGCGCACTGGGGCTGGTTGGCCGACAGCCACACCGCCATCATCGAAATGGCCGAAGCCAGCGGCCTGCAGTTGGTACCGCCGGAGGCGCGCGATGCGTGCCGCACCAGCACCTTCGGCACCGGT
The sequence above is drawn from the Pseudomonas quebecensis genome and encodes:
- a CDS encoding sugar diacid recognition domain-containing protein; this encodes MFELDHDLAQDIVDRTMAILPYNVNVMDSQGLILGSGEPERINTRHEGAQLVLANGRVVEIDGQTAKHLKGVQPGINLPLMHDQRLIGVLGLTGEPELLRTYAELVRMTAEMLVSHRHQQADQQWRRQRCDDLLALLLADAGDSPRLIDEARQLGLKPHMPRIPYLFELGEGACAQDLAAWLSARYPDSWCVSSAQFSLLWCRPAGVWVDNPKLLEKLAGQGWPVLRVAVGGQADGLAGLRRCYRRVGDLLAYGRDILPHAQLLTLNRYRLPVMLWRHRNDDALDELLNPLRKVLAKDANGQLLATLRSWCEHDGQSQACADALGIHRNSLRYRMERIAELSGVDPLTLDGMLALYLGVQLLPQALSE